The following are from one region of the Paenibacillus sp. JZ16 genome:
- a CDS encoding AraC family transcriptional regulator codes for MLDHGGSNLQNELAGYIEKYTGTNGTHTTPIPNLSLIRATDGTELIHTIHEPALCIVAQGRKLIMLAQESYFYDSNSYLVVSLQLPISGQVIQASPERPYLCLRLDLDRHLIFDLIPSCQEALPKKTDSTKALFVSSMNQALLDAVVRLVRLLDTPEDISVLAPLVTKEIVYRILQEEQGQSLKQFAVSGSHAQRIAAAAQLIERDYNQPLHIADLSAAVNMSPSSLHHHFKEITAMSPLQYQKQIRLQEARRLMLSETSAAADAAFQVGYESPTQFNREYARMFGLPPIRDIKRLRESLDLGPRQGHA; via the coding sequence ATGTTAGATCATGGAGGAAGCAATCTGCAGAATGAACTTGCAGGATACATCGAAAAATATACGGGTACGAACGGTACCCATACTACGCCTATACCCAATCTATCTTTAATACGGGCAACCGACGGGACGGAATTGATCCACACCATTCACGAGCCCGCACTGTGCATCGTAGCTCAAGGCAGAAAACTAATCATGCTGGCACAAGAAAGCTATTTTTATGACTCGAACAGTTATCTTGTCGTCTCGCTGCAATTGCCCATATCCGGCCAAGTGATTCAGGCATCACCGGAGCGGCCCTACCTGTGCCTTAGACTGGATTTGGACCGACATCTGATCTTCGACCTCATTCCATCCTGCCAAGAGGCTCTTCCTAAGAAAACCGACTCCACAAAAGCCCTCTTTGTCAGCTCGATGAATCAGGCACTCCTGGATGCTGTCGTCCGCCTCGTACGCCTTCTGGATACGCCGGAGGATATTTCCGTCCTTGCTCCCCTGGTCACGAAGGAAATTGTTTATCGAATCCTTCAAGAGGAACAAGGCCAATCCCTGAAACAATTTGCCGTCAGCGGCAGTCATGCGCAGCGAATCGCGGCAGCGGCCCAGTTGATTGAGCGGGATTATAATCAGCCCCTTCACATCGCTGATCTGTCCGCTGCCGTCAATATGAGTCCTTCTTCACTTCATCATCACTTTAAGGAAATCACCGCCATGAGCCCGCTGCAATATCAAAAACAAATCCGATTGCAAGAGGCGCGCCGACTTATGCTCTCAGAAACATCCGCAGCTGCGGATGCCGCCTTTCAGGTCGGCTATGAAAGTCCCACTCAGTTCAACAGGGAATATGCCCGCATGTTCGGTTTGCCTCCGATCCGGGATATCAAGCGTCTGCGCGAGTCATTGGACCTCGGCCCTAGGCAGGGCCATGCTTAA
- a CDS encoding carbohydrate ABC transporter permease, with protein sequence MNAKQRKLIYRILPYAILTGIGICFVLPLLWVLVASVDPNAMQSLKMPSRVTGANYVEVMTSSENQRAYLIGLVMSLGQAVLVVLLALLAAYPLSRYQMKYKKPFMLTILFMTSLPITAVMVPVYQLFLGLKLYDNIFGVILFYVASSMPYGIWMMKNFMDSVPSDLEEAAWVDGASVFTGMRKVVAPLMVPGICTVAIFTFSGSWGNFFVPYILLQSPEKFPASLKLYQFFGQYGMVDYGSLAAFSVLYAIPAIIMYILSQQFMSKGFGLQGGTKG encoded by the coding sequence ATGAATGCCAAACAACGTAAATTAATCTATCGAATTCTGCCGTACGCGATCCTAACGGGGATCGGTATTTGCTTTGTGCTGCCGCTGCTCTGGGTGCTCGTGGCTTCCGTCGATCCGAATGCGATGCAATCGCTGAAGATGCCCAGCAGGGTTACCGGTGCAAACTACGTAGAGGTGATGACCAGCAGCGAGAACCAGCGCGCATATCTGATTGGTCTTGTGATGTCGCTTGGCCAAGCCGTATTGGTTGTTCTTCTGGCGCTGCTCGCAGCTTATCCGCTATCCCGTTATCAGATGAAATATAAAAAGCCCTTTATGCTGACCATTCTATTTATGACATCGCTCCCGATTACGGCTGTAATGGTGCCTGTGTACCAGCTGTTCCTGGGGCTCAAGCTGTATGACAATATTTTTGGCGTCATCTTGTTTTATGTAGCATCGTCCATGCCGTACGGGATATGGATGATGAAGAATTTCATGGATTCCGTGCCGAGCGATCTGGAGGAAGCCGCCTGGGTGGACGGCGCTTCGGTGTTTACGGGAATGCGCAAGGTGGTGGCGCCGCTGATGGTTCCGGGTATTTGTACGGTCGCGATATTTACCTTCTCGGGCAGCTGGGGCAATTTCTTCGTGCCGTATATCCTGCTGCAGTCGCCGGAGAAGTTCCCGGCTTCCTTGAAGCTCTATCAGTTCTTCGGGCAGTATGGCATGGTCGATTACGGCAGCCTGGCCGCTTTCTCGGTGCTGTACGCCATTCCGGCGATCATCATGTATATTCTCTCCCAGCAGTTCATGTCCAAGGGCTTCGGGCTGCAAGGCGGAACGAAGGGATAG
- a CDS encoding carbohydrate ABC transporter permease — protein MSSLSVDVYPKRRKTYTWLFFLLPSIAIMLVFFIYPILLTFFYSFTNLALTGEAARELKFIGLDNYTRMFQDPTVRISIWNTLVFLIGSAVIGQQVLGFLIALLMKQRNKTFRRVIGTIVLAGWVTPEIVCALCLYSFFGDEGTLNAIITFFGFSEVTWLFTVPMLTIILANIWHGTAFSMLVFQAALDDVPNEIEEAAVVDGASKWKIFTHIIIPYIKSTITTNMMLVTLQTLGVFGLIYAMTGGGPGNSTTTLPIFMYNQAFVNYQLGYGTAISLLLLLIGIVLSLLYIRSMKE, from the coding sequence ATGAGCAGTCTGTCCGTAGACGTTTACCCGAAACGAAGAAAAACGTATACCTGGCTCTTTTTTTTGCTTCCTTCAATCGCGATTATGCTCGTGTTTTTTATATATCCCATTCTGTTAACGTTCTTCTATTCCTTCACCAACCTGGCGTTAACCGGCGAAGCGGCGAGGGAGCTTAAGTTTATCGGCCTTGACAACTATACCCGGATGTTCCAGGACCCCACGGTTCGGATCAGTATATGGAACACGCTGGTTTTCCTCATCGGCTCGGCTGTGATCGGGCAGCAGGTGCTGGGATTTTTGATCGCGCTGCTGATGAAGCAGAGAAACAAAACGTTTCGGCGAGTGATTGGAACGATTGTGCTTGCAGGATGGGTGACGCCCGAGATTGTATGTGCTCTTTGCTTGTACAGTTTCTTCGGGGATGAAGGCACGCTGAATGCGATCATCACTTTTTTTGGATTTTCGGAAGTGACCTGGCTGTTTACCGTCCCGATGCTGACCATCATTCTTGCGAACATTTGGCACGGCACCGCCTTCTCGATGCTGGTATTTCAAGCAGCGCTGGATGATGTGCCTAACGAAATTGAGGAAGCGGCGGTGGTGGATGGAGCCTCCAAGTGGAAAATCTTCACGCACATCATTATTCCCTACATTAAAAGCACCATTACAACCAACATGATGCTGGTTACGCTGCAGACGCTTGGGGTGTTCGGACTCATCTATGCGATGACCGGGGGCGGTCCGGGCAATTCGACGACGACCCTGCCGATCTTCATGTACAATCAGGCATTTGTGAACTATCAATTAGGCTATGGAACCGCCATTTCGCTGCTGCTGCTGCTGATCGGGATTGTGTTAAGCCTGCTGTATATCAGGTCGATGAAAGAGTAA
- a CDS encoding ABC transporter substrate-binding protein, which translates to MKSGKRGFWLVTTALLSVSLLFGCTGGKGAPADTGDPEPGKDGETAKKIITVTFRDDGIGENGAFYKWLKEVSASYPDKSVEIKPTPIQASEGDYFAKVALALKSKDTAPDIVTEDTFILNSDASAGYLEPLDDKLAGWEDWGNGSFIEAMKKGVTASDGKVYGVPYNTDSRGLWYNKDIFKQAGLPEDWQPKNWEEVLSAARTIKEKAPDVVPIWMNMGKATGEATSMQTYEMLLYGTGERLYDDASGKWITKSQGILDALTFVETVNKEKLGPPLSKVLNGQAGNTASREYLPQGKLAISLDGSWITGNYMESGAAPWPEYKDVLGFAPMPTSQGQDPGSITLAGGWALSIPSNSKNKDEAWEFIKYALNKENTQKLVMSSGNITVRADVAKDPEYTKMPFNEIATEYLQNAEFRPAQEKYPEVSTQIQTMVESVATGTSPADAMNKYAQDVTRIVGADHILEK; encoded by the coding sequence ATGAAGTCAGGCAAGAGGGGTTTTTGGCTAGTAACGACGGCTTTATTAAGCGTTTCTTTGTTATTCGGTTGTACCGGGGGGAAGGGAGCGCCGGCCGATACCGGCGATCCGGAGCCAGGAAAGGATGGAGAGACGGCCAAGAAAATCATTACTGTAACGTTTCGGGATGACGGGATCGGCGAGAACGGAGCGTTCTATAAATGGCTCAAGGAAGTTTCGGCCAGCTACCCTGACAAAAGCGTAGAGATTAAGCCGACACCGATTCAGGCCTCGGAAGGCGATTATTTTGCCAAGGTGGCCTTGGCGCTCAAGTCAAAAGATACGGCGCCGGATATCGTGACAGAGGATACCTTTATCCTGAATTCTGATGCAAGCGCAGGTTATCTCGAACCGCTTGACGATAAATTGGCGGGATGGGAAGACTGGGGCAACGGTTCCTTCATCGAAGCGATGAAGAAGGGGGTTACTGCCAGCGATGGCAAGGTTTATGGCGTACCGTACAATACGGATTCCAGGGGCCTCTGGTACAACAAGGACATTTTCAAACAGGCAGGTCTTCCGGAGGATTGGCAGCCTAAGAACTGGGAGGAGGTCTTAAGCGCTGCGCGTACGATCAAGGAGAAGGCGCCTGACGTTGTGCCGATCTGGATGAACATGGGCAAGGCTACAGGCGAAGCTACCTCCATGCAAACCTATGAAATGCTGCTCTACGGAACTGGAGAAAGGCTGTATGACGATGCCAGCGGCAAATGGATTACAAAAAGCCAGGGCATTCTGGACGCGCTGACTTTTGTGGAGACGGTCAATAAAGAGAAGCTTGGCCCCCCGCTCTCCAAAGTATTGAATGGTCAGGCAGGCAACACGGCTTCCCGCGAATACCTGCCGCAAGGCAAGCTGGCGATTTCCCTGGATGGATCCTGGATCACAGGTAACTATATGGAATCAGGCGCGGCGCCATGGCCTGAATACAAAGATGTTCTCGGCTTCGCGCCGATGCCGACCAGCCAAGGGCAGGACCCTGGATCGATTACGCTAGCCGGAGGGTGGGCGCTGTCGATTCCAAGCAACTCCAAGAACAAAGACGAGGCTTGGGAATTTATCAAGTATGCGCTAAACAAGGAAAATACGCAGAAGCTTGTCATGTCCTCAGGGAATATCACGGTCCGTGCCGATGTTGCCAAGGATCCGGAATATACGAAAATGCCGTTTAACGAAATCGCGACCGAATACCTGCAGAACGCAGAGTTTAGACCGGCCCAGGAGAAGTATCCGGAAGTGTCGACGCAGATTCAGACCATGGTGGAATCCGTAGCAACGGGAACATCGCCTGCAGATGCCATGAATAAATATGCGCAGGACGTCACCCGCATTGTCGGAGCGGATCATATCTTGGAGAAATAA
- a CDS encoding anthrone oxygenase family protein has protein sequence MSDRLIFLLAVFSVTGSGLIAGLFFAFSSFIMTALARIPNEQGIHAMQSINATILNPLFGTLFTGTALTSIVLAVLSIMRWGEPGSLYLLAASLLYLAGFIVTMAFNVPLNDALAAVDPGSSAGGEVWNNYLRRWVPWNHVRTITSLGAMILFVFALRHLP, from the coding sequence ATGAGTGACCGCTTAATTTTTTTGTTGGCTGTATTCTCGGTAACCGGATCGGGACTCATAGCCGGACTGTTCTTCGCTTTCTCGTCTTTTATAATGACAGCGCTAGCCCGAATTCCCAATGAACAGGGGATCCATGCCATGCAGTCCATCAATGCAACCATTCTCAATCCTTTGTTCGGCACATTGTTTACAGGCACTGCGTTAACCAGTATCGTGCTTGCGGTATTATCCATCATGCGCTGGGGGGAACCCGGCTCGTTGTATTTGCTTGCCGCCAGCCTGCTCTATTTAGCGGGATTCATCGTAACGATGGCGTTCAACGTCCCGCTAAACGACGCACTGGCCGCTGTTGACCCAGGAAGCAGTGCCGGAGGTGAGGTATGGAATAACTACCTGAGACGCTGGGTGCCCTGGAATCATGTGCGAACCATCACTTCCTTAGGGGCGATGATTCTGTTTGTTTTTGCCTTACGGCATCTCCCTTAA
- a CDS encoding G1 family glutamic endopeptidase, giving the protein MGILTIDKWNHTCQLDTSAKPRRNIGWISSNWSGYSLKGKKGAYKQISAKWNVPFVRPSRAATYSSAWIGIDGFGNSNLIQTGTGHEFIDGKAYYYAWWEILPASVTIIPLPILPGDRMHASISKRSGSNWLICLRNVTRNWAFRTLQRYNGPQTSAEWIVEAPQVNGALATMARLSPVVFSCCRVNGKSPKLTADNGGIMLQNLKVTSIPSNPNHAGDGFIVKSVRQ; this is encoded by the coding sequence ATGGGGATTCTCACGATAGATAAGTGGAATCACACTTGCCAACTTGACACTTCAGCCAAGCCGCGTCGTAACATCGGATGGATTTCAAGCAATTGGAGCGGATACAGCCTCAAAGGAAAAAAAGGTGCTTACAAACAGATCTCCGCCAAATGGAATGTGCCGTTTGTTCGTCCAAGCCGTGCGGCGACCTATTCCTCAGCATGGATTGGAATTGACGGCTTCGGCAATAGCAATCTGATACAGACCGGAACAGGTCATGAATTCATAGACGGCAAGGCTTACTATTATGCATGGTGGGAGATCCTCCCGGCCTCGGTTACGATCATTCCGCTGCCGATTCTGCCGGGTGACCGGATGCATGCCAGCATCAGCAAGCGCAGCGGTTCGAACTGGTTGATCTGCCTTCGAAACGTAACCCGAAATTGGGCATTTCGGACATTACAACGATACAATGGTCCGCAGACCTCGGCGGAATGGATCGTTGAAGCGCCACAGGTCAATGGGGCTCTTGCAACAATGGCACGATTATCTCCTGTCGTCTTCTCCTGCTGCCGGGTCAATGGGAAAAGTCCAAAGCTGACTGCCGATAACGGGGGCATCATGCTCCAGAATTTAAAGGTTACCTCCATTCCTTCTAATCCGAACCATGCAGGGGACGGTTTCATTGTCAAAAGCGTTCGTCAATAA
- a CDS encoding DUF2268 domain-containing protein, with protein sequence MQLIAIDTLNHQQQALESEPELRITAFEQLVNKPLQPFMDTIRKRMPQGQDDYDMTQLLGLFRPADHPEEALQALSRLEQASSWSRCKEAVMKAHAALKPQAHGIELGDLLFTLALGDRERFSPHPGYTGSGGTPGQIMVVVWPNDYNLPRLAAITAHEFHHNVRLSYEPWSAETTVAQYLVLEGLAEAFAAEMYGEDHLGPWVHALNEDQHSELLPRYREALQVTGFNEIRGYMFGDLEGDLYGFTKMGIPPYAGYSIGYRIVTDYLRQSGKSAVEATYIPWREIIANSLIFRE encoded by the coding sequence ATGCAATTGATCGCCATCGATACACTAAACCATCAACAACAAGCTCTGGAATCTGAGCCTGAGCTGCGGATCACCGCATTTGAGCAGCTCGTGAATAAGCCGCTTCAGCCGTTTATGGACACGATACGCAAGCGTATGCCTCAAGGACAGGACGATTACGATATGACGCAGCTGCTGGGATTATTTCGCCCGGCCGATCATCCGGAGGAGGCGCTCCAAGCTTTGTCTCGCTTGGAACAAGCGAGTTCCTGGAGCCGATGCAAGGAAGCCGTGATGAAGGCACATGCCGCATTAAAGCCGCAAGCTCACGGCATTGAGCTGGGAGATTTGCTCTTCACTCTCGCGCTGGGTGACCGTGAACGCTTCAGCCCCCATCCCGGATACACAGGCTCAGGGGGAACACCGGGACAAATCATGGTGGTTGTGTGGCCGAACGATTATAACCTGCCAAGGCTGGCCGCCATTACGGCACATGAATTCCATCATAACGTGAGGCTCTCTTATGAGCCATGGAGTGCCGAGACAACGGTCGCTCAATACCTAGTGCTGGAAGGACTCGCTGAAGCTTTTGCCGCCGAAATGTACGGCGAGGATCACTTGGGACCCTGGGTTCATGCCCTGAACGAAGATCAGCACAGCGAGCTTCTGCCACGTTATAGGGAAGCTCTGCAGGTAACCGGATTCAATGAGATACGAGGTTACATGTTCGGGGATTTGGAAGGGGATCTTTACGGCTTTACGAAAATGGGCATTCCACCCTATGCGGGGTATTCCATCGGCTACCGGATCGTAACCGATTATTTAAGACAGAGCGGTAAATCCGCGGTCGAGGCGACTTATATTCCCTGGAGGGAAATCATTGCGAATTCCCTTATTTTTAGGGAATAA
- a CDS encoding amidohydrolase — MNEQSTAYWLLNVRLETGYRYEDDVMIGTETGLFHVKIENGAFSEIRPADALPDTLLPTRDMQGDLMLPSFRDMHIHLDKTYYGGPWKAPSRPAHGIFSRIEEEERLLPELLPTAKERAEGLLDLLLRYGSTHIRSHCNVDPVVGLRNLEATLQAVEGYREKAFVEIVAFPQHGLLRSQSVSLVRDALRNGAALVGGLDPTTVDENMEKSLNTVMELAVEANAGIDLHLHESSHVGLNTFKRVADLTEEAGWNGRVTLSHALAFADVSPSEVDEVAIRLADLGISLTSSVPLGRTIPIPQLHRRGVDISLGQDSIMDHWSPFGKGDNLDKAGTLAERFHMYDERSLGQALGFITGGVTPLDQDGRYAWPNVGDAADAVIVEASCSAEAVARRSRRRAVLFKGKPVYES, encoded by the coding sequence ATGAACGAACAGAGCACTGCATATTGGCTGCTGAATGTCCGTCTGGAAACAGGTTACCGCTACGAGGATGATGTTATGATCGGAACCGAAACGGGACTCTTTCATGTGAAAATAGAAAATGGGGCTTTCTCAGAGATCCGCCCTGCGGATGCTTTGCCGGATACGTTACTGCCGACACGGGATATGCAGGGGGATCTAATGCTCCCATCATTTAGAGATATGCATATCCACCTGGACAAAACCTATTATGGGGGCCCATGGAAGGCACCGAGCCGTCCGGCTCACGGAATCTTCAGCCGAATCGAGGAGGAGGAGAGGCTGCTTCCGGAGCTGCTGCCTACTGCCAAGGAAAGAGCGGAGGGACTGCTGGATCTGCTGCTGCGCTACGGGTCTACCCATATCCGCTCCCATTGCAATGTGGATCCTGTTGTCGGCTTGAGAAATTTAGAGGCCACCTTGCAGGCGGTTGAAGGATACAGGGAAAAAGCTTTTGTCGAGATTGTAGCATTTCCTCAGCACGGCTTGCTTCGCAGCCAGTCCGTCTCTCTGGTCAGGGATGCGCTCCGGAACGGAGCAGCGCTTGTTGGTGGTTTGGATCCCACAACGGTGGATGAAAATATGGAAAAATCACTGAACACCGTGATGGAGCTCGCCGTTGAAGCCAACGCCGGCATTGACCTGCACCTGCATGAGTCGTCGCATGTAGGGCTGAATACCTTTAAGCGGGTAGCTGACCTTACGGAAGAGGCGGGTTGGAACGGGAGGGTTACGCTCAGCCATGCGCTGGCTTTCGCGGACGTCTCACCAAGCGAAGTGGATGAGGTGGCGATTCGGTTGGCGGATCTGGGCATTTCGCTCACTTCTTCCGTACCGCTTGGCCGAACCATTCCGATTCCGCAGCTGCACCGCCGCGGCGTAGACATCTCGCTTGGGCAAGACAGCATTATGGACCATTGGTCCCCGTTCGGCAAAGGGGATAATCTGGACAAAGCGGGCACGCTGGCCGAACGCTTCCATATGTACGATGAGCGTTCGCTCGGACAGGCTCTCGGGTTTATTACGGGAGGGGTGACGCCGTTAGACCAGGACGGCCGTTATGCCTGGCCCAACGTCGGGGATGCGGCGGACGCGGTGATCGTAGAAGCCAGCTGTTCCGCCGAAGCCGTTGCCAGGCGGTCACGCCGCCGGGCCGTCCTGTTCAAGGGAAAACCGGTTTACGAATCATGA
- a CDS encoding ankyrin repeat domain-containing protein: MLRLSAILLILFLSACQSNPEKEEVQNMNRELIEYAEQGNTEQVRQLLQSGADINATDEQGRTAVMAATYHNHVGTVEALIQAGADINIRDHQRNNVFLYAGAEGMMEILRLAIEADADVTLTNRYGGTALIPASDRGHVEIVQELLTRTDVDVNHINNLNWTALLEAVILGDGSEKYQRIVKLLLDHGADARIPDGNGVTPLQHARERGYLEIERILLDAVNEGQGK, encoded by the coding sequence GTGCTGCGTTTATCAGCGATTCTATTGATCCTTTTCCTGTCGGCCTGTCAATCCAATCCGGAGAAAGAAGAGGTGCAGAATATGAATCGTGAACTCATTGAATATGCCGAGCAAGGCAATACGGAGCAAGTACGACAGCTTCTTCAATCCGGCGCAGACATCAATGCGACGGATGAGCAGGGAAGAACTGCCGTGATGGCTGCGACCTATCACAATCATGTCGGAACGGTAGAGGCTTTGATTCAGGCAGGCGCCGATATCAATATACGGGATCACCAACGGAATAACGTATTTTTGTATGCCGGTGCAGAAGGAATGATGGAAATTTTGCGGCTCGCGATCGAAGCCGATGCCGATGTGACGTTGACGAACCGTTATGGCGGGACGGCTCTCATTCCGGCCTCTGACCGCGGACATGTGGAGATTGTTCAGGAGCTGCTGACCCGGACCGACGTCGATGTGAACCATATAAATAATTTGAACTGGACCGCACTGCTGGAGGCGGTCATTCTCGGTGACGGCAGTGAGAAATATCAGCGCATCGTGAAGCTGCTGCTGGATCATGGGGCGGATGCCCGGATTCCCGACGGGAATGGCGTAACTCCTCTGCAGCATGCCAGGGAACGGGGATATCTAGAGATCGAGCGCATCTTATTGGACGCTGTAAACGAAGGGCAAGGCAAATAG
- a CDS encoding LysR family transcriptional regulator yields MDIRQLRYFIAIVEEGTISLAANRLHISQPPLSQQLKAMEEELGSVLVYRRGKRLEITESGKALYKYALQVTQLMEEAKAEVKEVGNGDKGTLSLGINTLSSVELPSWLHEFKARYPQVSYKIQQNESYQLCELVRNRSLELAIVRLPLELDDFSILHLQTEPFYMLTSEASTEQETTLSHIAQYPLILPSTEGLGVYYTIQMAFSEQKIQPNIAAECSDISLLLRLVASGFGVAIVPETLVKQHLPTSVHAFKIKDTPAAASTALIWLRDHHVSRTALNFIDLLTSAL; encoded by the coding sequence ATGGACATCAGACAGCTCCGGTATTTTATTGCCATCGTGGAGGAAGGTACGATCTCGCTTGCCGCCAACCGGCTTCATATATCCCAGCCGCCTCTCAGTCAGCAGCTGAAAGCGATGGAGGAAGAGCTCGGGTCCGTCTTGGTATATCGCCGAGGAAAGCGGCTCGAAATCACCGAATCGGGTAAAGCGCTGTACAAATATGCGCTCCAAGTAACCCAGCTTATGGAAGAGGCCAAAGCCGAGGTTAAAGAGGTCGGAAACGGCGATAAGGGCACGCTGAGTCTTGGTATCAATACTTTATCCTCGGTAGAGCTGCCGTCATGGCTGCATGAGTTCAAGGCAAGATATCCCCAAGTCTCGTACAAAATTCAGCAGAACGAGTCGTATCAGCTCTGTGAACTCGTAAGAAACCGGTCGCTCGAACTAGCGATCGTCCGCCTGCCGCTCGAATTGGATGATTTCTCGATCCTTCATCTGCAGACGGAGCCCTTTTATATGCTCACCTCTGAGGCATCCACCGAACAGGAGACAACCCTCTCTCATATTGCGCAGTATCCGCTCATTCTGCCAAGCACGGAAGGATTGGGCGTATATTATACGATCCAGATGGCTTTCTCGGAACAGAAAATCCAGCCGAACATTGCAGCCGAATGCTCCGACATTTCGCTGCTGCTGCGCTTGGTCGCTTCAGGTTTTGGCGTGGCGATCGTTCCCGAAACGCTGGTCAAGCAGCACTTGCCAACATCTGTTCATGCCTTCAAAATCAAGGACACTCCGGCAGCGGCTTCCACAGCCTTGATCTGGCTGAGGGATCATCACGTCTCCAGAACGGCTCTGAACTTCATTGACTTGTTGACAAGTGCCCTATAA